The Echinicola rosea genome has a segment encoding these proteins:
- a CDS encoding SusC/RagA family TonB-linked outer membrane protein has translation MMKKLLTRLGWVALGSFSLSATAFPVSASPLKGEVLKIDSYEGSNFAEEAEIDIQGTVSDSSGEPLLGVSILVKGTTKGTITDMDGNFILKDIPEDAVLQVSFIGFKSQEVTVGGSSQLEIVLKEDTQGLEEVVVTGYTSQKRENLTGSVAIVDGDKLQDITSPNVGNMLQGKLAGVDVSASSGAPGSLPKIRIRGKNSIRSSVNPIWVVDGVIWHGTPNINPADIESISVLKDAASAALYGSRGANGVVVVTTKTAQGANTSTINVSAKTGVSLFNTGGFEISNSQEMYDLWGQFPNESAIPDYYNESLLDTDTDWLDIGTQAGTVQDYNLSYTGTADKTRVFATGNYFKEEGSVKGYTYERMTGRVNFEYDISPKFTIKPKLAATYINTENRQHSIYDMYRNLPWDNPYGEDGKPVNPQEGDVTWYGRDNSNYLYDLQWNYSTGDTVNVMANVDFQYDITENLSFISTNNITYYEAETFSYTDPRSNSGLADNGRLYNGIGKRTTRFTNQMLSYNKTIDDHTISALIAYEYNDYVYNSLSATGKGIVPGASIISSTSEPTTIGGTKNDYAFQSYLFNANYGYKGKYNAQVSFRRDGASRFGANNKYGNFFAISGSWNINREEFFNSQAFDYLRLKASYGGVGNTPNSLYPQYELYSLNAQYNGDPAAVASTLGNDDLTWEKTYDTNIGVEFGLWSRLTGVLEVYNKSTSGLLHFVPLPDVSGYTGYFDNIGGVRNRGIEFTLGADVLNTASGFNWRLDFNIGKNDNEITELYGGKSQISGNTIIEEGENIDTWYMRKWAGVNPEDGTPQWEQVDPATGETTITGSYSAATLQKVGTSTPDFFGGLSSSMEYKGVYLNATFAYSEGAMVYQSARELFDSDGAYPTYNFMRLQDGWSRWSPDNPNATHPQPIYGGNNNAHKTSSRYLEDASYLRMRNVTLGYTIPSQITDSWKIGSLSAYFSADNLITITDYSGLDPEAAVNGDTSSPYPLPRRLTFGVNLSF, from the coding sequence ATGATGAAAAAACTACTTACCAGATTAGGGTGGGTAGCCTTAGGAAGTTTTTCCCTATCGGCGACCGCATTCCCGGTAAGTGCCAGTCCCTTAAAGGGAGAGGTGCTGAAAATTGACAGCTATGAGGGCAGCAATTTTGCAGAGGAAGCAGAAATAGATATTCAAGGAACCGTTTCGGATTCTTCGGGAGAGCCGCTTTTGGGAGTGAGTATCTTGGTGAAAGGTACCACCAAAGGAACCATTACCGATATGGACGGTAATTTTATACTAAAGGATATTCCAGAAGACGCTGTGCTTCAAGTATCGTTTATTGGTTTTAAGAGCCAAGAGGTCACGGTAGGAGGCAGCAGCCAATTGGAGATTGTTTTAAAAGAGGATACGCAAGGATTGGAGGAAGTGGTGGTTACCGGTTATACTTCCCAAAAGCGGGAAAACCTCACCGGTTCGGTAGCCATTGTGGACGGAGATAAACTCCAGGACATTACTTCTCCAAATGTCGGGAACATGCTGCAAGGTAAGCTGGCAGGTGTCGATGTAAGTGCTTCATCTGGGGCCCCGGGATCACTTCCCAAAATTAGAATAAGGGGTAAGAATTCCATTCGGTCTTCGGTAAATCCTATTTGGGTAGTGGACGGTGTGATTTGGCACGGTACGCCAAATATCAACCCTGCAGATATCGAGAGCATTTCCGTTTTGAAAGATGCGGCATCTGCAGCATTGTACGGTTCTCGCGGGGCGAATGGTGTGGTAGTCGTCACCACCAAAACCGCTCAGGGAGCAAATACCAGTACTATTAATGTAAGTGCCAAGACGGGGGTTTCTCTCTTCAATACGGGCGGATTTGAGATTTCCAATAGCCAAGAAATGTATGACTTGTGGGGTCAGTTTCCAAATGAAAGTGCGATTCCCGATTATTACAACGAATCACTTCTTGACACGGATACGGATTGGTTGGATATCGGTACGCAAGCGGGGACTGTTCAGGACTATAACCTGAGCTATACAGGTACCGCCGATAAGACCAGGGTTTTTGCTACGGGCAATTATTTTAAAGAAGAGGGTTCGGTGAAAGGCTATACATACGAGCGAATGACCGGTCGAGTGAATTTTGAATATGATATTTCACCAAAATTCACCATCAAACCAAAACTCGCGGCCACCTATATCAATACCGAAAACAGACAGCACAGCATTTATGATATGTACCGCAACCTTCCTTGGGACAATCCCTATGGAGAGGATGGCAAGCCGGTAAATCCGCAAGAAGGGGACGTGACCTGGTATGGCAGGGACAATAGCAATTATCTCTACGACCTCCAATGGAACTACTCTACTGGCGATACAGTAAATGTGATGGCCAATGTGGATTTTCAGTATGATATTACGGAAAATTTATCCTTTATCTCTACCAATAACATCACTTATTATGAAGCAGAGACCTTTTCGTACACGGATCCTCGCTCCAATAGTGGACTGGCGGACAATGGACGCTTGTATAATGGGATAGGTAAAAGAACCACGCGATTTACCAATCAAATGTTATCGTATAATAAGACCATTGATGACCATACAATCAGTGCTTTGATAGCCTACGAGTATAATGATTACGTCTATAACAGTCTAAGCGCCACAGGTAAGGGGATTGTGCCTGGTGCATCGATCATTAGCAGTACTTCCGAGCCCACGACGATAGGAGGGACCAAAAATGATTATGCATTCCAGTCTTACCTCTTCAATGCCAATTACGGATACAAAGGCAAGTATAATGCACAAGTTTCTTTCAGGCGCGATGGGGCTTCGCGTTTTGGGGCAAATAACAAATATGGAAACTTTTTTGCGATCAGTGGATCCTGGAATATTAATAGAGAGGAATTCTTCAATAGCCAGGCGTTTGATTATTTAAGGTTAAAAGCATCCTATGGTGGTGTAGGAAATACACCTAATTCATTGTATCCACAGTACGAGCTTTATTCCCTCAATGCCCAATATAATGGTGATCCGGCGGCCGTAGCTTCTACGCTTGGCAATGATGACCTGACATGGGAAAAAACATACGATACCAATATTGGAGTGGAGTTTGGCCTGTGGAGCAGGCTGACCGGTGTGCTGGAAGTCTATAACAAAAGCACCAGTGGGCTGCTTCACTTTGTGCCCCTTCCAGATGTGTCAGGATATACGGGATATTTTGACAATATCGGTGGTGTAAGAAACAGGGGGATTGAGTTTACCTTGGGGGCTGATGTGCTGAACACTGCATCAGGTTTTAACTGGCGATTGGATTTTAATATCGGCAAAAACGACAATGAGATCACGGAACTTTATGGCGGAAAGAGCCAAATTTCAGGAAATACGATCATTGAAGAAGGTGAAAATATCGATACCTGGTACATGAGAAAGTGGGCCGGTGTAAATCCAGAGGACGGTACACCGCAGTGGGAGCAGGTAGATCCTGCAACTGGGGAAACCACCATTACAGGATCATACTCAGCAGCGACCCTTCAAAAAGTGGGGACTTCCACACCGGATTTCTTCGGTGGTCTAAGCTCCAGTATGGAATACAAGGGAGTGTATCTAAACGCTACTTTTGCTTATTCTGAAGGGGCAATGGTTTATCAATCGGCTCGAGAGCTGTTTGACAGCGATGGCGCATATCCTACTTATAATTTCATGAGGTTACAGGATGGCTGGTCCAGATGGTCACCTGACAATCCAAATGCCACACATCCACAGCCTATATATGGAGGGAACAATAATGCGCACAAAACCTCTTCCCGATATTTGGAAGATGCGAGCTATTTGAGAATGCGTAATGTGACCTTGGGATATACCATTCCTTCCCAAATTACAGATTCCTGGAAGATTGGAAGCCTGAGTGCTTATTTCTCGGCAGACAACTTGATTACGATCACCGATTACTCTGGTTTGGATCCTGAAGCAGCCGTAAATGGGGATACCTCATCTCCTTACCCACTTCCTAGACGCCTTACCTTCGGTGTAAATCTTTCTTTCTGA
- a CDS encoding RagB/SusD family nutrient uptake outer membrane protein, which translates to MKYLNKKYWIGLAVLTLSACNIDRSPYDSITSDDLANSETSAQSVTLGNYSRMKGWSDNWHRLFEYPSDNVALSGTTTDPLFFTYNYQRIPNGSRVAGFWRSSYQIIVGTNKVIEAVEEGASDADDQLLAENYYIRALMHYQLVNIFGRPYVQGRDNEGVPLKLDGDPESIPVRSTVGEVYDQVESDLLRAASLFTEDKSNVYATQEAAWALLSRLYLYMEDNAKAIEFADRVIDSGKFGLVATERLSDYTKLAPESNSETIFAIKFIPDADYASNGWYTVGSLYANIQGTGWGEMYASRRYLEMVREYPEDQRYNFIKPVVVDESITWALYVDDTFSYKWKEVTASGDDYVYTEDGQQKMLAKESDGHGGYHYFIETAEGTKRVLIDNKLDVRNGFPKYYVLKCSGQEDQVHLWSPVISRLAEMYLNRAEANAKLGNDAAALEDVNTIRSRAGIPDIGLHTMANLGDKSVLDVVLEERQLELAYEGHRKMDVFRNDRTMNREYPGTHLSGTSPIYTIPANDNAVIEYLPEGQLLIHEGLTQNP; encoded by the coding sequence ATGAAATACCTAAATAAAAAATACTGGATTGGGCTGGCTGTGCTCACCCTTTCTGCCTGTAATATAGATAGAAGTCCATACGATTCCATTACTTCCGATGACTTGGCCAATTCAGAAACAAGTGCCCAGTCGGTAACCTTGGGAAACTACAGTAGAATGAAAGGATGGAGCGACAATTGGCACCGCCTTTTTGAATATCCTTCGGACAATGTGGCCCTAAGTGGGACGACTACGGATCCGCTGTTTTTCACCTATAATTACCAGCGTATTCCCAATGGCTCCCGTGTGGCAGGTTTCTGGAGAAGCTCTTACCAGATCATTGTGGGGACCAATAAGGTGATCGAAGCGGTAGAGGAAGGAGCGTCAGATGCAGATGATCAGCTATTGGCTGAAAACTATTATATCAGGGCATTGATGCACTATCAGTTGGTGAATATTTTTGGCCGGCCTTATGTACAAGGCAGGGACAATGAAGGTGTACCGTTAAAGCTGGATGGTGATCCTGAGAGCATTCCTGTGCGATCCACCGTTGGGGAGGTTTATGATCAAGTGGAGTCGGATCTGCTACGCGCTGCATCCCTCTTTACGGAAGACAAATCCAATGTGTATGCTACACAAGAAGCTGCATGGGCACTGCTGTCAAGACTCTATCTTTACATGGAAGATAATGCCAAGGCCATTGAATTTGCCGATAGGGTAATTGATTCAGGGAAGTTTGGTTTGGTGGCGACCGAGCGGCTATCTGACTACACCAAGCTGGCTCCAGAGTCAAACTCAGAGACAATCTTTGCGATCAAGTTTATACCGGATGCTGATTATGCGAGCAATGGGTGGTACACCGTGGGCTCTTTGTATGCCAATATTCAAGGTACTGGATGGGGTGAGATGTACGCTTCCAGAAGATACTTGGAAATGGTCAGGGAATATCCTGAAGACCAGCGATACAATTTCATCAAGCCCGTGGTGGTGGACGAAAGCATTACTTGGGCCCTATACGTAGATGATACCTTTTCGTATAAATGGAAAGAAGTGACTGCCTCTGGAGATGACTATGTGTACACTGAAGACGGTCAACAAAAGATGTTGGCGAAAGAAAGCGACGGCCATGGTGGCTACCACTATTTTATCGAAACAGCAGAAGGTACCAAGCGGGTTTTGATTGATAATAAGTTGGATGTACGAAATGGTTTTCCTAAATATTATGTCCTTAAGTGTTCTGGTCAAGAAGATCAGGTACACCTTTGGTCTCCTGTCATATCTAGATTGGCAGAAATGTACCTGAATAGGGCAGAAGCCAATGCCAAACTAGGAAATGATGCCGCGGCATTAGAAGATGTAAACACGATCAGGTCCAGGGCGGGCATTCCAGATATCGGACTGCACACGATGGCAAATCTGGGAGACAAGTCTGTATTGGACGTGGTTTTGGAAGAGCGTCAGCTGGAATTGGCCTATGAAGGGCATCGGAAAATGGATGTTTTCAGAAACGACAGGACAATGAATCGCGAGTATCCAGGTACTCACTTGTCTGGAACCAGCCCGATCTATACCATTCCTGCAAATGATAATGCTGTGATAGAATATTTGCCAGAAGGACAATTGCTCATACATGAAGGATTGACACAAAATCCTTGA